In the genome of Afifella aestuarii, one region contains:
- the rpmD gene encoding 50S ribosomal protein L30 translates to MAEKTITVEQTGSPLRRPGVQRQTLIGLGLNKQRRRSVLPDTPATRGMIAKVQHLVRVVDEN, encoded by the coding sequence ATGGCTGAGAAGACCATCACTGTGGAGCAGACCGGCAGCCCGCTGCGCCGTCCTGGCGTGCAGCGGCAGACGCTGATCGGGCTCGGCCTGAACAAACAGCGCCGTCGTTCCGTTCTGCCTGACACTCCGGCAACCCGCGGCATGATTGCCAAGGTTCAGCATCTCGTTCGCGTCGTCGACGAGAACTGA
- the rplX gene encoding 50S ribosomal protein L24, whose product MAAKIKKGDRVIVLAGKDKGRKGEVIRVIPKENRALVRGVNMITRHQRQTASEEGGIVRKEAPVHLSNLALEDKETGGPTRVGFRVLEDGRKVRYAKRSGETIDG is encoded by the coding sequence ATGGCCGCGAAGATCAAAAAGGGTGATCGGGTCATCGTTCTTGCCGGCAAGGATAAGGGCCGCAAGGGCGAAGTGATCCGGGTGATCCCGAAAGAGAACCGGGCGCTGGTGCGCGGGGTGAATATGATCACCCGTCATCAGCGTCAGACCGCGAGCGAAGAAGGCGGCATCGTGCGCAAGGAAGCGCCGGTGCATCTGTCCAATCTCGCGCTCGAAGACAAAGAGACGGGCGGCCCGACGCGGGTTGGCTTCCGGGTTCTGGAAGACGGCCGCAAGGTCCGCTACGCCAAGCGCTCAGGAGAAACGATCGATGGCTGA
- the rplN gene encoding 50S ribosomal protein L14, which produces MIQMQTNLDVADNSGARRVQCIKVLGGSKRKYAHVGDIIVVSVKEAIPRGRVKKGDVMKAVVVRTAKDIRRADGSVIRFDKNAAVLVNNQKEPVGTRIFGPVPRELRAKNHMKIISLAPEVL; this is translated from the coding sequence ATGATCCAGATGCAGACCAACCTCGATGTGGCGGACAATTCCGGCGCGCGCCGCGTGCAGTGCATCAAGGTGCTCGGCGGCTCGAAGAGAAAATACGCCCATGTCGGCGACATCATCGTCGTCTCCGTCAAGGAAGCCATTCCGCGTGGACGCGTGAAGAAGGGCGACGTGATGAAGGCGGTCGTGGTGCGCACCGCGAAGGACATTCGTCGTGCGGACGGCAGCGTCATCCGCTTCGACAAGAATGCGGCTGTGCTGGTGAACAACCAGAAAGAGCCGGTCGGCACGCGTATCTTCGGCCCGGTTCCGCGCGAGCTCCGCGCGAAGAACCACATGAAGATCATCTCGCTGGCACCGGAAGTGCTGTGA
- the rplF gene encoding 50S ribosomal protein L6, which yields MSRIGKKPVSIPSGVTASVDGHTVKAKGPKGELSVVLVDDVDVAMDDDGIKVDPVNKSKKARSAWGMSRTLVQNIVTGVSQGFEKRLEINGVGYRAQAQGQALSLSLGYSHDVTYPVPEGIQIQTPRPTEIVISGIDKQQVGQVAAEIRDWRPPEPYKGKGVKYAEERIFRKEGKKK from the coding sequence ATGTCGCGAATTGGCAAGAAGCCCGTTTCGATCCCGTCCGGTGTGACGGCGTCGGTTGACGGCCACACGGTCAAAGCGAAGGGCCCGAAGGGCGAGCTTTCTGTGGTCCTCGTCGACGACGTCGACGTCGCCATGGACGATGACGGCATCAAGGTCGATCCGGTCAACAAGTCGAAGAAGGCCCGCTCAGCCTGGGGAATGTCCCGCACTTTGGTGCAGAACATCGTCACCGGCGTGAGCCAGGGCTTTGAGAAGCGTCTGGAGATCAACGGCGTTGGCTATCGTGCGCAGGCCCAGGGCCAGGCGCTGAGCCTTTCGCTTGGCTATAGCCACGACGTCACCTATCCGGTGCCGGAAGGTATCCAGATTCAGACACCGCGCCCGACGGAAATCGTCATCAGCGGTATCGACAAGCAGCAGGTCGGCCAGGTGGCCGCCGAGATCCGCGATTGGCGCCCGCCGGAGCCCTACAAGGGCAAGGGTGTCAAATACGCAGAGGAACGTATCTTCCGTAAGGAAGGTAAGAAGAAGTAA
- the rplE gene encoding 50S ribosomal protein L5 has translation MAEAAFDIDSYSPRLQAHYRDVIVPKLKEEFGYANPMVVPRLDKVVLNMGVGEAVSDSKKVQSAAEDLALIAGQKPVITRARKSIATFKLREGMPVGVKVTLRRERMFEFLDRLVNVALPRVRDFRGLNPKSFDGRGNYALGIKEHIVFPEVNYDKVDQIWGMDIIVCTTAQTDDEGRALLREFNFPFRQ, from the coding sequence ATGGCTGAGGCTGCTTTCGATATCGACAGCTACTCGCCGCGGCTGCAGGCACATTACCGCGATGTGATCGTGCCGAAGCTGAAGGAAGAGTTCGGCTACGCGAACCCGATGGTGGTACCGCGGCTCGACAAGGTCGTCCTCAATATGGGCGTCGGCGAAGCGGTCTCTGATTCCAAGAAGGTTCAGTCGGCTGCCGAGGATCTCGCTCTGATCGCCGGCCAGAAGCCGGTCATCACGCGGGCTCGCAAGTCGATCGCGACGTTCAAGCTGCGCGAAGGCATGCCGGTCGGCGTCAAGGTGACGCTGCGCCGCGAGCGGATGTTCGAGTTTCTCGATCGTCTCGTCAACGTGGCTCTGCCGCGTGTGCGTGACTTTCGTGGCCTCAATCCGAAGAGCTTCGACGGGCGCGGGAACTACGCGCTTGGCATCAAAGAGCACATCGTCTTCCCGGAAGTGAACTACGACAAGGTCGATCAGATCTGGGGCATGGACATCATCGTTTGCACGACTGCGCAGACGGACGATGAGGGGCGGGCGCTCCTCAGGGAATTCAACTTTCCCTTCCGGCAGTAG
- a CDS encoding adenylate kinase, giving the protein MRLIILGPPGAGKGTQAQRLVEKHGLVQLSTGDMLRGAAAAGTDVGLKAKAIMDKGNLVPDEVVINIMSERLDEADVLRGFVLDGFPRTLPQADALEVLLSEKGMPLDGVVLLTVEDEALVDRVAGRYSCANCGEIYHDTTKKPAKEGVCDVCGSTEFRRRDDDNEETIRKRLAAYYRDTAPLVGYYWAKGKLRHVDGMMPAKDVAAAIEDVMGDLKG; this is encoded by the coding sequence ATGAGACTGATCATTCTGGGACCTCCCGGAGCCGGGAAGGGCACCCAGGCCCAGCGACTTGTAGAGAAGCACGGCCTCGTGCAGCTATCGACGGGTGACATGCTTCGCGGCGCTGCCGCCGCGGGCACCGACGTCGGTCTCAAGGCGAAGGCCATCATGGATAAGGGCAATCTCGTTCCGGACGAGGTGGTCATCAATATCATGTCGGAGCGGCTCGACGAGGCCGACGTCCTGAGGGGCTTCGTGCTCGACGGCTTCCCGCGGACTTTGCCGCAGGCGGACGCGCTCGAAGTCCTGCTTTCGGAAAAGGGCATGCCGCTCGACGGCGTCGTGCTCTTGACGGTCGAGGACGAGGCATTGGTCGACCGTGTTGCGGGTCGGTACTCTTGCGCCAATTGCGGCGAGATCTACCACGACACGACGAAGAAGCCGGCCAAGGAAGGTGTCTGCGACGTATGCGGCTCGACCGAGTTCCGGCGGCGCGACGATGACAACGAGGAAACGATTCGCAAGCGGCTTGCTGCGTATTATCGCGATACGGCACCCCTCGTCGGGTACTACTGGGCGAAGGGAAAACTCCGTCACGTCGACGGAATGATGCCCGCGAAAGACGTCGCAGCCGCAATCGAAGACGTTATGGGCGATTTGAAGGGCTGA
- the rpsE gene encoding 30S ribosomal protein S5 translates to MAQRERSQRGGGGRREREEKVDSEFVDKLVHINRVAKVVKGGRRFGFAALVVVGDQRGRVGFGHGKAREVPEAIRKATEAAKRSMIRVPLREGRTLHHDIHGRHGAGRVLMRAAPAGTGIIAGGPMRAVFETLGVHDVVAKSLGTSNPYNMVRATFEALKKQDSPRSVAARRGIKVSTLQARRQHEVGSEAQGA, encoded by the coding sequence ATGGCGCAAAGAGAACGTTCACAGCGCGGTGGCGGCGGACGCCGGGAGCGCGAGGAGAAGGTCGACAGCGAATTCGTCGACAAGCTCGTGCATATCAACCGCGTCGCCAAGGTCGTGAAGGGCGGTCGCCGCTTCGGTTTCGCCGCGCTCGTCGTGGTCGGCGATCAGCGCGGTCGGGTTGGCTTCGGTCACGGTAAGGCGCGCGAAGTCCCGGAAGCGATCCGCAAGGCCACGGAAGCGGCCAAGCGGTCGATGATCCGGGTTCCGCTTCGCGAAGGCCGCACGCTGCATCACGACATTCACGGCCGCCACGGCGCCGGACGTGTTCTGATGCGTGCGGCTCCGGCCGGTACCGGCATCATCGCCGGCGGTCCGATGCGTGCGGTTTTCGAGACGCTCGGCGTGCATGATGTCGTCGCGAAGTCGCTCGGCACGTCCAACCCGTACAACATGGTGCGGGCGACGTTCGAGGCTCTGAAGAAGCAGGACAGCCCGCGCTCGGTCGCGGCACGTCGGGGCATCAAAGTGTCGACGCTGCAGGCTCGTCGCCAGCACGAAGTCGGCAGTGAGGCGCAGGGAGCCTGA
- the rpsM gene encoding 30S ribosomal protein S13, translating to MARIAGVNIPTNKRVVIALQAIHGIGPAMAREIAEKANIDLSRRVNELSDAEILQIREAIDRDYIVEGDLRREVAMNIKRLMDLGCYRGLRHRRGLPVRGQRTHTNARTRKGPAKAIAGKKK from the coding sequence GTGGCACGCATTGCTGGCGTCAACATTCCGACCAACAAGCGCGTCGTGATCGCGCTGCAGGCCATCCATGGAATTGGACCGGCCATGGCGCGTGAAATCGCTGAGAAGGCGAACATCGACCTGTCGCGTCGTGTCAACGAGCTGTCGGATGCGGAGATCTTGCAGATCCGCGAAGCGATCGATCGCGACTATATCGTCGAGGGCGATCTGCGTCGTGAGGTGGCAATGAACATCAAGCGGCTGATGGATCTCGGCTGCTATCGCGGGCTGCGCCATCGGCGCGGGCTGCCGGTGCGCGGACAGCGCACCCATACCAATGCCCGGACCCGTAAGGGACCGGCCAAGGCAATCGCCGGCAAGAAGAAATAA
- the rpsH gene encoding 30S ribosomal protein S8, whose amino-acid sequence MLINDPLGDMLTRIRNAQGRRRTSVSSPSSKLRMRVLDVLQAEGYIRGYSEVDHANGISELEIELKYNEGEPVIREIQRVSTPGRRVYASVKSIPTVHKGLGVSILSTPKGVMADYDAREQNVGGEVLCRVF is encoded by the coding sequence ATGCTTATCAATGATCCTCTCGGCGATATGCTGACCCGTATCCGCAATGCGCAGGGGCGCCGGCGGACCTCGGTCAGCTCTCCGTCCTCCAAGCTCAGGATGCGCGTTCTCGACGTCCTGCAGGCGGAAGGTTACATCCGCGGCTATTCGGAAGTCGATCACGCCAACGGTATTTCGGAGCTCGAGATCGAGCTGAAGTACAACGAGGGCGAGCCGGTCATCCGCGAGATTCAGCGCGTCTCCACGCCGGGGCGGCGGGTCTATGCGTCTGTGAAATCGATCCCGACCGTTCATAAGGGCTTGGGCGTTTCGATCCTCTCCACGCCGAAAGGTGTCATGGCGGATTATGACGCTCGCGAGCAGAATGTGGGCGGCGAGGTTCTGTGCCGCGTCTTCTAG
- the rpsQ gene encoding 30S ribosomal protein S17 has translation MPKRVLQGTVVSDISDKTVTVDVERRFTHPLLKKTVRRTKKYQAHDPNNEFKVGDVIFIQETRPISKNKCWLAIGREAPTE, from the coding sequence ATGCCGAAACGCGTGTTGCAAGGCACGGTGGTAAGCGACATCTCCGACAAGACGGTTACCGTCGACGTCGAGCGCCGCTTTACACATCCGCTCCTGAAGAAGACGGTCCGTCGGACGAAGAAGTATCAGGCGCATGACCCGAACAACGAGTTCAAGGTTGGCGACGTGATCTTCATCCAGGAGACCCGTCCGATTTCGAAGAACAAGTGCTGGCTGGCGATCGGCCGCGAAGCACCGACCGAATAG
- the secY gene encoding preprotein translocase subunit SecY: protein MASAAEQLAANLNFGAFSKATELKKRIWFTLGALLVYRLGTYIPLPGINIEALQQAFEQQSQGILGVFNMFAGGAVGRMAIFALGIMPYISASIIIQLMTTVIPTLETLKKEGEQGRKVINQYTRYLTVVLAAFQSYGIAVGLEGSSSGIVADPGWFFRFTAVVTLTGGTMFLMWLGEQITSRGIGNGISLIIFSGIVANLPNALAGTLELGRQGALSTPVILTVMVLVVTVIAFIVFVERAQRRLIIQYPKRQMGNRMFQGDTSHLPLKLNTSGVIPPIFASSLLLLPITVANFSAGQGPAWLAQVTAMLGRGQPLHMAIYAALIIFFAFFYTAIVFNPKDTADQLKKHGGFIPGIRPGERTAEYIDYVLTRITVAGAAYLVIVCLLPEFLIAELSVPFYFGGTSLLIVVSVTMDTVSQVQGHLLAHQYEGLVKKSKLRGSRRR, encoded by the coding sequence ATGGCTTCTGCAGCCGAACAGCTTGCCGCCAATTTGAACTTCGGCGCCTTTTCGAAGGCGACGGAGCTCAAAAAGCGGATCTGGTTCACTCTCGGTGCGCTGCTCGTGTATCGGCTCGGCACGTATATCCCGCTGCCGGGCATCAACATCGAAGCCCTGCAGCAGGCGTTCGAGCAGCAGTCGCAGGGTATCCTGGGCGTCTTCAACATGTTTGCCGGCGGTGCCGTCGGCCGCATGGCGATCTTCGCGCTCGGCATCATGCCCTACATCTCGGCTTCGATCATCATTCAGCTGATGACGACGGTTATCCCGACGCTCGAGACGCTGAAGAAGGAAGGCGAGCAGGGCCGAAAGGTCATCAACCAGTACACGCGGTATCTGACCGTCGTGCTGGCTGCGTTCCAGTCCTATGGCATCGCGGTAGGCCTCGAGGGCTCTTCGAGCGGCATCGTCGCAGATCCGGGTTGGTTCTTCCGGTTTACCGCCGTCGTGACGCTGACCGGCGGGACGATGTTCCTGATGTGGCTCGGTGAGCAGATCACTTCGCGCGGCATCGGTAACGGCATTTCGCTCATCATCTTCTCCGGCATCGTCGCCAATCTGCCGAACGCTTTGGCGGGTACGCTCGAGCTCGGGCGTCAGGGCGCCTTGTCGACGCCGGTGATCTTGACCGTGATGGTTCTGGTCGTCACCGTGATCGCCTTCATCGTCTTTGTCGAGCGTGCCCAGCGGCGGCTCATCATCCAGTATCCCAAGCGTCAGATGGGCAACCGGATGTTCCAGGGCGACACGTCGCATCTGCCGCTGAAGCTCAATACGTCGGGCGTTATCCCGCCGATCTTCGCGTCGTCGCTTCTGCTTCTGCCGATCACGGTCGCGAATTTCTCGGCTGGGCAGGGGCCCGCCTGGCTTGCTCAGGTGACGGCTATGCTCGGCCGTGGGCAGCCGCTGCATATGGCGATCTACGCGGCGTTGATTATCTTCTTCGCCTTCTTCTACACGGCGATCGTGTTCAATCCAAAGGACACGGCCGACCAGCTGAAGAAGCATGGCGGCTTCATTCCGGGTATCCGCCCGGGTGAGCGCACCGCGGAATATATCGACTACGTGTTGACGCGGATCACCGTTGCGGGTGCTGCCTACCTCGTCATTGTGTGTCTTCTTCCTGAATTTCTGATCGCAGAGCTCTCCGTGCCGTTCTATTTCGGCGGCACCTCGCTCCTCATCGTTGTCAGTGTGACTATGGATACTGTTTCACAGGTGCAGGGCCATTTGCTCGCGCACCAGTACGAAGGGCTGGTCAAGAAATCGAAGCTGCGCGGGAGCCGGCGTCGATGA
- the rpsN gene encoding 30S ribosomal protein S14, whose product MAKKSAIEKNRHRMKLVKQYAAKREALKALAADESLSDQERFAARLKLAKLPRNSAPSRVRNRCEVTGRPRAFYRKLQMSRIALRELGNEGKIPGLVKSSW is encoded by the coding sequence ATGGCGAAGAAGAGCGCAATCGAGAAGAACCGGCACCGCATGAAGCTCGTGAAGCAGTATGCGGCGAAGCGGGAGGCGCTGAAGGCGCTGGCGGCGGATGAATCGCTGTCGGACCAGGAGCGTTTTGCTGCCCGGCTTAAGCTTGCGAAGCTGCCGCGGAACTCGGCTCCGAGCCGGGTGCGGAACCGTTGCGAGGTGACGGGTCGTCCGCGTGCGTTCTATCGCAAGCTTCAGATGAGCCGTATTGCCCTTCGCGAGCTGGGCAACGAGGGCAAGATCCCCGGCCTCGTCAAGTCGAGCTGGTAG
- the rplO gene encoding 50S ribosomal protein L15, which yields MKLNELSDNPGAVKERKRVGRGIGSGLGKTGGRGVKGQTSRSGVAIKGFEGGQMPLHRRLPKRGFTNIFAKDFTEVNVGRLQQAVDAGKLDAKADVDAAALKAAGVIRRTKDGVRILGDGELTAKLTLKVAGASRAAVEAVEKAGGSVTIIEPVPAKSQSGKSEDASA from the coding sequence ATGAAACTCAACGAACTTTCCGATAATCCGGGAGCCGTCAAAGAGCGCAAGCGCGTTGGACGCGGCATCGGGTCGGGCCTCGGCAAGACCGGCGGCCGCGGCGTGAAGGGTCAGACCTCGCGTTCGGGCGTCGCAATCAAGGGCTTCGAGGGCGGCCAGATGCCGCTGCATCGTCGTCTGCCGAAGCGGGGCTTCACCAACATCTTCGCCAAAGACTTCACGGAAGTGAATGTCGGGCGTCTGCAGCAGGCGGTTGATGCTGGCAAGCTCGACGCCAAGGCCGATGTGGATGCGGCTGCTCTCAAGGCTGCCGGTGTCATCCGGCGGACGAAGGACGGTGTGCGTATCCTCGGTGATGGCGAGCTTACCGCGAAGTTGACCCTCAAGGTCGCCGGCGCCTCGCGCGCGGCCGTCGAGGCTGTGGAGAAGGCTGGCGGCTCGGTCACGATCATCGAACCGGTCCCGGCCAAATCCCAATCCGGCAAGAGCGAAGACGCCTCCGCCTAA
- the rplR gene encoding 50S ribosomal protein L18, protein MRTERRKGRVRAALKRVAYGRPRLSVFRSSQHIYVQIIDDTQGRTLVSASTVEKDLRETLKSGANVQAASAVGKLLAERAKAAGIEKVQFDRGGYIYHGRIKALADAAREAGLDF, encoded by the coding sequence ATGCGTACCGAGCGCCGCAAGGGCCGGGTGCGGGCGGCGCTGAAGCGGGTTGCTTACGGGCGGCCGCGGCTTTCCGTGTTCCGTTCTTCGCAGCATATCTATGTTCAGATCATCGACGACACGCAGGGGCGGACCTTGGTTTCCGCTTCGACCGTGGAAAAGGATCTGCGTGAGACGCTGAAGAGCGGCGCGAATGTCCAGGCCGCGTCTGCCGTTGGCAAGCTCTTGGCAGAGCGTGCGAAGGCAGCCGGTATCGAAAAGGTGCAGTTTGACCGCGGAGGCTATATCTATCATGGGCGAATCAAAGCCCTGGCAGATGCCGCCCGCGAAGCCGGGCTGGACTTTTAG